The Polluticoccus soli sequence TGCTTGCTGATCATCTCAGTAGTCCACTCCTTGTCCCAGGAAGGACCTTTTTTTCGCTTTACGTTCAGGAAGTTCACATTCCCAGTGCCATCAATATCGGTAAGCAATATCCCTTTCTTCGATGCATAATTTCGCAAGTCGCTGTCCATCTTCTTATGGTCGTCGAGCATTTGCGCAGCCTGTGTTTTCAACTCGCTGCTCGTGCCCTTTTCCATACCTGCGTTCAACCAGGACATTTCCTTAAGATTATCCTCCAGCGCATCTTTTACAAATTCTGTCTCTGTTTCAGAGGATGGTGCCTCAAAGTCAGGACCTCCGCTTGCAGCTGGTAAGACGATCTTATCCTGGCCGGCGCACGGAATCGCCAAAATAGCAATGGCAAAAGTCGATAATAAATTGAGTTTCAGTTTCATGGTCTAAATATTGAAGTGAGTAATTGATTGATTATTGCGGATAGTGGTTGTTCGTTAAAGAAAACTTAAAAACAGTGCCAGCGCATGGCGTTTACACTCACTCAAATCAACTAGCTCAGCTGTTTGGTATCTTTGCGTGTGGCTGGACTTTTTGATGCTGTAGAGCTGTTTGATGAGGGTAAAAAACGATTTATAGACTTTAGCCTTCCAGATACTGAACTTAAACTATGGGAGCAGTTCTTTCCTCGCTCTGAATCTGATAGCTATTATCAGAAATTTATTACTGAGACTCCGTGGGCACAATACAGGCGTAAGATGTATGATAAGATCGTACCCGATCCACGATTGACCGCATGGTATGGCAAAGATGGAACTAATGAGTGGACACCTGAGCTACTCGCCATAAAAGCAAAAGTTGAAGCAGCGGTTGGGATACAATTTAATGGCGTACTGCTCAATTATTATCGAGATGGAAATGATTCAGTATCGTGGCACAGCGATACGCTACCAGCAAGTGGAAAGGCCACACCGATCGCGTCGGTAACATTTG is a genomic window containing:
- a CDS encoding alpha-ketoglutarate-dependent dioxygenase AlkB family protein — its product is MAGLFDAVELFDEGKKRFIDFSLPDTELKLWEQFFPRSESDSYYQKFITETPWAQYRRKMYDKIVPDPRLTAWYGKDGTNEWTPELLAIKAKVEAAVGIQFNGVLLNYYRDGNDSVSWHSDTLPASGKATPIASVTFGETRIFKVRHKTRKDIQQLDIPLTHGSLLLMGETMQLHYEHHIPKTSKRIGPRINLTFRITEQFQ
- a CDS encoding DUF4142 domain-containing protein; its protein translation is MKLKLNLLSTFAIAILAIPCAGQDKIVLPAASGGPDFEAPSSETETEFVKDALEDNLKEMSWLNAGMEKGTSSELKTQAAQMLDDHKKMDSDLRNYASKKGILLTDIDGTGNVNFLNVKRKKGPSWDKEWTTEMISKHRKEIKRFEDAQGFVTDNDLKNLVADTLPVLRSHLETLIKLKAALGEG